From Streptomyces qinzhouensis, one genomic window encodes:
- a CDS encoding nuclear transport factor 2 family protein yields MSNAKNTVLSAAGELFDRKDPSAVDRWVAADYRQHSSLAADGPEALRELVAALPEGFRYEGARVIADGDLVALHGTYHGFGPDPLVAFDIFRVDAGGRLAEHWDALAPVVESTASSRSQTDGPAEVTAPETTEANRALVTEFARKVLVGADYSVLTDYISTETYHQHNPEAADGLAGFGAAAAKWAEEGKSLLYKTVHKVVAEGEFVLVQSEGEFGVPVAYYDLFRVADGKIVEHWDVIAPIPAELPHTNGLF; encoded by the coding sequence ATGAGCAACGCCAAAAACACCGTCCTGTCCGCCGCCGGAGAACTGTTCGACCGGAAGGACCCGAGCGCGGTGGACCGCTGGGTCGCCGCCGACTACCGCCAGCACAGCTCCTTGGCAGCCGACGGCCCCGAGGCCCTGCGAGAGCTGGTCGCCGCTCTGCCGGAAGGCTTCCGTTACGAGGGAGCCCGGGTGATCGCCGACGGCGACCTGGTGGCCTTGCACGGCACGTACCATGGCTTCGGTCCCGACCCGCTGGTCGCCTTCGACATCTTCCGCGTCGACGCCGGCGGCAGGCTCGCCGAGCACTGGGACGCCCTCGCCCCGGTGGTCGAGAGCACCGCATCCAGCCGCTCGCAGACCGACGGTCCCGCCGAGGTCACCGCACCGGAGACCACCGAGGCCAACCGCGCCCTGGTCACCGAGTTCGCCCGGAAGGTCCTGGTCGGGGCCGACTACTCCGTGCTCACCGACTACATCTCGACCGAGACCTATCACCAGCACAATCCGGAGGCCGCCGACGGCCTGGCCGGTTTCGGGGCCGCTGCCGCGAAGTGGGCCGAGGAGGGCAAGAGCCTCCTTTACAAGACCGTCCACAAGGTCGTCGCCGAGGGCGAGTTCGTCCTGGTCCAGTCCGAGGGCGAGTTCGGTGTCCCGGTCGCGTACTACGACCTCTTCCGGGTGGCCGACGGCAAGATCGTCGAACACTGGGACGTCATCGCGCCCATCCCGGCCGAACTCCCCCACACCAACGGTCTGTTCTGA
- a CDS encoding helix-turn-helix transcriptional regulator, with protein MVKKRHDADRGIPEISFAAPAGTPAGVEVLPLADLRRRAPAGLLRAPQRPDFHHLITLTGGTLRHTVDFTAYALDLGSWLWVRPGQVQQWGDPTHAEGTLILFRQDFLDSATTVGARLEDPHAPVLRRPLPDDVAALRRATDHLTAEFHALGRLPLEVHTAALRHLLAVLVLRLAHLTRPTGSPPPEPDATFLRFRDAVEKSFTRTRRVEDYAEALGYSPRTLSRATLAAAGLGAKEFIDRRVVLEAKRLLAHSDRTAARIADHLGFSSATHFSKYFHQRTGQTPIAFRGRVRGHPTR; from the coding sequence ATGGTCAAAAAGCGACACGATGCCGATCGCGGCATCCCGGAGATCTCCTTCGCCGCGCCCGCCGGAACCCCTGCGGGCGTCGAAGTGCTGCCCCTGGCGGACCTGCGCCGGCGCGCACCCGCCGGGCTGCTGAGGGCTCCCCAGCGCCCGGACTTCCACCACCTGATCACCCTCACCGGGGGAACCCTGCGGCACACGGTCGACTTCACCGCCTACGCCCTCGACCTCGGCTCCTGGCTCTGGGTGCGCCCCGGCCAGGTCCAGCAGTGGGGCGATCCCACCCACGCCGAGGGCACACTGATCCTGTTCCGCCAGGACTTCCTCGACTCGGCCACCACCGTCGGCGCCCGCCTGGAGGACCCGCACGCCCCGGTCCTGCGGCGTCCCCTTCCCGACGACGTCGCGGCCCTGAGGCGGGCCACCGACCACCTCACCGCCGAGTTCCACGCCCTCGGCCGCCTGCCTCTGGAGGTCCACACCGCGGCCCTGCGCCATCTGCTGGCCGTACTCGTCCTGCGTCTGGCCCACCTCACCAGGCCCACAGGGAGTCCCCCGCCCGAGCCCGACGCCACGTTTCTGCGGTTCCGTGACGCCGTGGAGAAGAGTTTCACCCGCACCCGCCGGGTGGAGGACTACGCCGAAGCGCTCGGCTACTCGCCACGCACCCTCTCCCGTGCCACCCTCGCCGCCGCCGGCCTCGGCGCCAAGGAGTTCATCGACCGTCGTGTCGTCCTGGAAGCCAAGCGCCTTCTGGCACACAGCGACAGGACCGCCGCCCGCATCGCCGACCACCTGGGGTTCTCCAGCGCGACCCACTTCAGCAAGTACTTCCACCAGCGCACCGGACAGACCCCCATCGCCTTTCGTGGCAGGGTCCGCGGACACCCCACGAGATGA
- a CDS encoding helix-turn-helix domain-containing protein: MSTVISSFGEKRSSPASDEGRGRVLSTRSVPPRQSLDFWHDAVLATLVGMDIATDGPTYDAALRADHLGDLRITTVECDPGRVHRSPRFIARGDGRDVFVALQSSGRAQVEQDGRTTELRSGDIGFFETVRPFRTTFPERFRLKIFTVPRDALGRSEADLRQLTARAVRPSGGLPALLAPFLEQLADTSTAYATPVAERLADRAIDLIAATAAAQLGEDDSVLPGADRVLLLRIKTFIRWNLSDSGLTPRAVAQAHGISVRYLHRLFETEDTTVSQWIRRLRLYECRRDLLAQAPGPVGLGQVARRWGFTGSARFSRAFRGSFGLSPTDWLERERTSRGTGEVPC; this comes from the coding sequence ATGTCCACCGTCATCTCCTCCTTCGGGGAGAAACGATCGAGTCCGGCCTCCGACGAGGGTCGGGGCCGGGTGCTGAGCACCCGCTCGGTACCGCCGCGCCAGAGCCTGGATTTCTGGCACGACGCCGTGCTGGCGACCCTGGTGGGGATGGACATCGCCACCGACGGCCCCACCTATGACGCGGCCCTGCGCGCCGACCACCTCGGGGACCTGCGGATCACCACGGTGGAGTGCGACCCGGGGCGCGTCCACCGGTCGCCGCGCTTCATCGCCCGCGGTGACGGGCGGGACGTCTTCGTGGCCCTCCAGAGCAGCGGCCGGGCCCAGGTGGAACAGGACGGCCGCACCACCGAGCTGCGGTCCGGCGACATCGGGTTCTTCGAGACCGTCCGGCCCTTCCGTACGACGTTCCCGGAACGCTTCCGGCTGAAGATCTTCACGGTCCCGCGGGACGCGCTCGGGCGGTCGGAGGCCGATCTGCGGCAGCTCACCGCGCGGGCCGTGCGCCCGAGCGGCGGTCTGCCCGCCCTGCTCGCCCCCTTCCTCGAACAACTGGCGGACACCTCCACGGCATACGCCACGCCGGTGGCGGAGCGACTGGCCGACAGGGCCATCGACCTGATCGCGGCCACGGCAGCGGCCCAGCTCGGCGAGGACGACTCCGTCCTGCCGGGCGCCGACCGGGTCCTGCTGCTGCGGATCAAGACCTTCATCCGCTGGAACCTGTCGGACTCCGGTCTGACCCCCCGGGCCGTCGCCCAGGCCCATGGCATCTCCGTGCGCTATCTGCACCGGCTCTTCGAGACCGAGGACACCACCGTGTCTCAATGGATCCGCCGGCTGCGGCTGTACGAGTGCCGCAGGGACCTCCTCGCGCAGGCACCGGGACCGGTCGGCCTGGGCCAGGTCGCCCGAAGGTGGGGCTTCACCGGTTCCGCCCGGTTCAGCAGGGCCTTCCGCGGCTCCTTCGGCCTGTCTCCCACGGACTGGCTCGAGCGGGAACGCACCAGTCGCGGGACGGGAGAAGTGCCGTGCTGA
- a CDS encoding IS30 family transposase produces MDFEIRKDRSKKTGLRLAREREEYFRLMGQGVSSREACRIVGIDRRTGKRWRNGFTPSNSKRWRPPVTRLVASAPGPSKHLRQADRIHIADRLREKASIRTIAAELNRSPSTVSREISRNRHPVNGQYRPYAAQARADERRPRPKPGKIGQNPELRDYVQDRLGRRWSPEQIARHLRRDFPDRPEMHVVHETIYQALYVQGRGELRRELTRALRTGRAVRKPRRQAQQRQPRYPAPMVMISERPAEAADRAVPGHWEGDLIIGKDNGSAIGTLVERSTRYLMLVHLPHGRGTELVRDALVDTVKTLPAHLKRSLTWDQGSEMGRHHEFTIATDIPVYFCDPASPWQRGSNENTNGLLRQYFPKGTDLSVHNREHLYAVAAELNGRPRKTLDWETPAERLHKLLATTRQ; encoded by the coding sequence ATGGACTTCGAGATCCGCAAGGACCGGAGCAAGAAGACCGGGCTGAGGCTGGCCCGTGAGCGGGAGGAATACTTCCGCCTCATGGGCCAGGGCGTCAGCAGTCGGGAAGCGTGCCGGATCGTCGGAATCGACCGGCGCACGGGCAAACGCTGGCGGAACGGGTTCACTCCGTCGAACAGTAAGAGGTGGAGGCCGCCGGTCACCAGGCTGGTGGCCTCCGCCCCCGGGCCCTCCAAGCATCTACGGCAAGCCGACCGGATACACATCGCTGACCGGTTGCGGGAGAAGGCGTCTATACGGACCATCGCGGCCGAGCTGAACCGCAGTCCGTCGACCGTCAGCCGCGAGATCAGCCGCAACCGGCACCCCGTCAACGGCCAGTACCGGCCCTACGCCGCCCAGGCCCGAGCCGACGAGCGCCGGCCCCGGCCCAAGCCTGGGAAGATCGGGCAGAACCCTGAGCTGCGGGACTACGTCCAAGACCGCCTGGGAAGACGTTGGAGCCCGGAGCAGATAGCCCGACACCTGCGCCGCGACTTCCCCGACCGGCCGGAGATGCACGTGGTCCACGAGACGATCTACCAGGCCCTCTACGTCCAAGGCCGCGGCGAACTCCGCCGCGAGCTGACCCGCGCCCTGCGCACAGGCCGAGCAGTGCGCAAGCCCCGCCGCCAGGCCCAGCAACGCCAGCCACGCTATCCGGCTCCCATGGTGATGATCAGCGAGCGGCCCGCCGAAGCCGCAGACCGGGCCGTGCCCGGTCACTGGGAAGGCGACCTGATCATCGGGAAGGACAACGGGTCCGCCATCGGCACGCTGGTGGAACGCAGCACGCGCTACCTCATGCTGGTCCACCTGCCCCACGGCCGCGGCACCGAACTCGTCCGTGACGCACTGGTGGACACGGTGAAAACGCTTCCGGCACATCTGAAGCGGTCGCTCACCTGGGATCAGGGCAGCGAGATGGGCCGCCACCACGAGTTCACCATCGCGACCGACATCCCGGTCTACTTCTGCGATCCGGCCAGCCCCTGGCAGCGTGGCTCGAACGAGAACACCAACGGCCTGCTGCGGCAGTACTTCCCCAAAGGCACCGACCTGTCGGTCCACAACCGCGAACACCTCTACGCCGTCGCTGCCGAACTCAACGGCCGCCCACGCAAAACGCTCGACTGGGAAACCCCAGCCGAGCGCCTGCATAAACTGCTCGCCACCACACGTCAGTGA
- a CDS encoding alpha/beta hydrolase codes for MRQPLELKPPGGGTHAPVRLDPLTQCVVTASATPPFLDDLDPQTARQALRETQVDRFEDFEVDVDYRVASVGPSGLLGFWTVRSAGATGPLPALLYLHGGRWSLGDAQTHARLISELVGGAGVCAVVPEYSRTPEARYPVALEECYALLEWVVPRAGELGLDADRLAVAGDCAGATLAAAVTMLATSRGGPRLSAQMLFYPLTDSRCDSPSQRRFATGYLLTRRALREYWARYVADPALREEPTASPLRARAGDLAGLPPTLVVTADADVSRDEGEQYARNLRSAGVEASAVRFLGTIHDFVTLHALHESVPTRAALMAGCAFLRARLS; via the coding sequence TTGCGACAACCGCTAGAACTCAAGCCTCCGGGCGGGGGCACCCACGCCCCGGTCCGCCTCGACCCTCTGACGCAGTGTGTCGTCACCGCGTCCGCCACGCCCCCGTTCCTCGACGACCTCGACCCACAGACCGCGCGGCAGGCGCTCAGGGAGACGCAGGTGGACCGGTTCGAGGATTTCGAGGTGGACGTGGACTACCGAGTGGCGTCCGTCGGCCCTTCCGGGCTGCTCGGCTTCTGGACCGTCCGCTCGGCCGGTGCGACCGGCCCGCTCCCCGCCCTGCTGTACCTGCACGGCGGCCGGTGGTCGCTCGGCGACGCGCAGACCCATGCCCGCCTCATCAGCGAGCTGGTCGGGGGCGCGGGCGTGTGTGCCGTCGTCCCCGAGTACAGCCGCACCCCCGAGGCCCGCTATCCCGTGGCGCTGGAGGAGTGCTACGCACTGCTGGAATGGGTGGTCCCGCGGGCCGGTGAACTCGGCCTGGACGCCGACCGGCTGGCCGTGGCGGGCGACTGCGCCGGAGCGACGCTGGCCGCCGCCGTGACCATGCTGGCGACGTCCCGCGGCGGGCCACGGCTCAGCGCCCAGATGCTCTTCTACCCGCTCACCGACTCCCGCTGCGACAGTCCCTCACAACGGCGGTTCGCCACCGGATACCTGCTCACCCGCCGTGCGCTGCGTGAGTACTGGGCACGTTACGTCGCGGACCCCGCCCTGCGGGAGGAGCCAACCGCGTCACCGCTGAGGGCGCGGGCCGGCGACCTCGCGGGGCTGCCGCCGACGTTGGTCGTCACCGCGGACGCCGATGTGTCCCGGGACGAGGGCGAGCAGTACGCGCGCAATCTGCGTTCGGCCGGGGTCGAGGCGTCGGCCGTACGGTTCCTCGGCACGATCCACGACTTCGTGACGCTGCACGCCCTGCACGAGAGCGTGCCCACCCGGGCGGCCCTGATGGCCGGTTGCGCCTTCCTGCGCGCCCGGTTGAGCTGA
- a CDS encoding alpha/beta hydrolase, with the protein MDDALAPVEPVLEPAAAEFAEATANRPYLFELSPADGRKAVDEVQSGEIGKPPVDEEWITVSGGPTGSVRARIVKPAGATGTLPVIIYIHGAGWVFGNAHTHDRLVRELAVGAGAAVVFPEYDLSPEARYPVAIEQNYTVARWVVEQGASKGLDGSRLAVAGDSVGGNMTAALTLMAKERGGPPLVQQVLFYPVTDANFDTGSYHQFATGYFLRRDGMRWFWDQYTTDEAARAEITASPLRATTEQLKDLPPALVVTAEADVLRDEGEAYAARLREAGVPVTAVRFQGIIHDFVMLNALRGTQAAETAITLAAGTLRAALHRA; encoded by the coding sequence ATGGATGATGCCCTTGCCCCGGTCGAGCCGGTGCTGGAACCCGCGGCGGCCGAGTTCGCGGAGGCGACGGCGAACCGGCCCTACCTCTTCGAACTGTCCCCGGCGGACGGCCGCAAGGCGGTCGACGAGGTGCAGTCCGGTGAGATCGGCAAACCGCCCGTGGACGAGGAGTGGATCACCGTCTCCGGCGGGCCCACGGGCAGCGTCCGGGCGAGGATCGTCAAGCCCGCCGGTGCCACCGGGACCCTCCCCGTCATCATCTACATCCACGGCGCGGGCTGGGTCTTCGGCAACGCGCACACGCACGACCGGCTGGTGCGCGAGCTCGCCGTCGGCGCCGGGGCGGCCGTCGTCTTCCCGGAGTACGACCTGTCGCCCGAGGCGCGCTACCCGGTCGCGATCGAGCAGAACTACACGGTTGCCCGGTGGGTCGTGGAACAGGGCGCGTCCAAGGGCCTCGACGGATCGCGGCTCGCCGTCGCCGGTGACTCCGTCGGCGGCAATATGACCGCGGCCCTCACCCTCATGGCCAAGGAGCGCGGCGGCCCCCCGCTGGTGCAGCAGGTGCTGTTCTACCCGGTGACCGACGCGAACTTCGACACCGGCTCGTACCACCAGTTCGCCACCGGATACTTCCTGCGCCGTGACGGCATGCGGTGGTTCTGGGACCAGTACACCACCGACGAGGCGGCGCGCGCCGAGATCACCGCGTCCCCGCTGCGCGCCACGACCGAGCAGCTCAAAGACCTTCCCCCGGCCCTGGTCGTCACCGCGGAGGCCGATGTCCTGCGCGACGAGGGCGAGGCGTACGCGGCCAGGCTCCGCGAGGCGGGCGTGCCGGTCACCGCGGTGCGCTTCCAGGGCATCATCCACGACTTCGTGATGCTCAACGCCCTGCGTGGCACGCAGGCCGCCGAGACGGCCATCACCCTGGCCGCCGGCACCCTGCGGGCGGCCCTGCACCGGGCCTGA
- a CDS encoding nitroreductase/quinone reductase family protein has product MGHNRFDPPRAFGLLTATTIAVGLVWAWWLIDPTAPRGAVLPTALSAALAANIALTLASARFKRALVTPVQRYLINPPIRLLLRIGLMPLGYALLETRGRVSGRRRATPVGNGRQGNTFWVVAEHGRRAGYVRNIQKNPQVRVRLRQGLCFVWRDGTAHLLPDDDPYARQRQLSRFHPLRALNAVVVRVMGTTELMTVRIDLHDIPQRSPLGPNVPVDGEQETVPARHAPVA; this is encoded by the coding sequence ATGGGACATAATCGATTCGACCCGCCCAGAGCATTCGGACTGCTCACCGCCACCACGATCGCGGTCGGTCTGGTGTGGGCCTGGTGGCTCATCGACCCCACCGCGCCACGGGGTGCCGTACTGCCCACCGCGCTCAGCGCCGCCCTCGCGGCCAACATCGCCCTGACGCTGGCCAGCGCACGGTTCAAGCGCGCCCTGGTCACCCCCGTACAGCGGTACCTGATCAATCCGCCCATCCGGCTGTTGCTGCGCATCGGGCTGATGCCGCTGGGCTACGCCCTGCTGGAAACCCGCGGACGCGTCAGCGGCCGGCGCCGCGCCACCCCAGTCGGCAACGGCCGGCAGGGAAACACCTTCTGGGTCGTCGCCGAACACGGCCGACGAGCCGGATACGTACGGAACATCCAGAAGAATCCGCAGGTCCGCGTCAGACTCCGGCAGGGCCTGTGCTTCGTCTGGAGGGACGGCACGGCCCATCTCCTGCCCGACGACGACCCCTACGCGCGGCAACGGCAGCTCAGCCGCTTCCACCCTTTGCGCGCCCTCAACGCGGTCGTCGTACGCGTCATGGGCACCACGGAACTGATGACCGTCCGCATCGACCTGCACGACATTCCTCAGCGGAGCCCACTCGGCCCGAACGTACCGGTGGACGGGGAACAGGAGACCGTACCGGCTCGTCACGCGCCGGTGGCGTGA
- a CDS encoding helix-turn-helix domain-containing protein, producing the protein MLTGAPTTPGQRLSFTTRSLVPADRATAWERALSKVLVDLEAVVEGGRPWAGELTAERLGALQITTEESGPCTILRSARSVAADPSTHILVRLQLDGSALLSQDGRTAELRPGRLAFHDARRPFRIVLPGPQRAWILMLPRALLRLQEGQLSALTATVLDDTEEGAAALLLPLLRGLLDEVTRTAAVPRRDDLARMAAEVLATLALEQVGSRPAPALWERITASADARLGDPELTPRDIADQHNISLRYLYRLFQAQGTTVNAWVRMRRLESAGAELARAGAAHRSIAAVAARWGFTNPSHFSRSFRDSFGVSPVQWRAAHLGTRGPAGAVPSTPGPRALSA; encoded by the coding sequence GTGCTGACCGGAGCGCCGACCACCCCCGGCCAGCGGCTGTCCTTCACTACCCGGAGCCTGGTTCCGGCGGACCGCGCCACCGCCTGGGAACGCGCGCTGTCCAAGGTCTTGGTGGACCTGGAAGCCGTCGTGGAGGGCGGCCGTCCGTGGGCGGGTGAGCTCACCGCCGAGCGCCTGGGAGCGCTCCAGATCACCACCGAGGAGTCCGGGCCCTGCACGATTCTGCGCAGCGCCCGGTCGGTGGCCGCCGACCCCAGCACCCACATCCTCGTACGTCTGCAACTGGACGGCTCCGCACTGCTGTCGCAAGACGGCCGAACCGCCGAACTCCGTCCGGGCCGACTGGCGTTCCACGATGCGCGGCGTCCGTTCCGGATCGTGCTGCCCGGGCCGCAGCGGGCCTGGATCCTCATGCTGCCCCGCGCCCTGCTCCGGCTTCAGGAGGGGCAGCTGTCCGCCCTGACGGCTACCGTCCTGGACGATACCGAGGAGGGAGCGGCGGCCTTGCTGCTGCCGCTGCTGCGCGGGCTCCTCGACGAGGTCACGCGGACCGCCGCCGTGCCCCGACGCGACGACCTCGCCCGTATGGCGGCGGAAGTCCTGGCCACCCTGGCCCTGGAGCAGGTCGGCAGCAGGCCCGCCCCCGCGCTGTGGGAACGGATCACGGCATCCGCCGATGCCCGGTTGGGGGACCCGGAACTCACCCCGCGGGACATCGCCGACCAGCACAACATCTCCCTGCGCTATCTGTATCGGCTCTTCCAGGCCCAGGGCACCACCGTCAACGCCTGGGTGCGGATGCGACGGCTGGAGTCGGCCGGTGCGGAACTCGCCCGGGCAGGCGCGGCCCACCGGTCGATCGCGGCGGTGGCCGCCCGCTGGGGATTCACCAACCCCTCCCATTTCAGCCGGTCGTTCCGCGACTCGTTCGGAGTCTCGCCGGTGCAGTGGCGCGCCGCGCACCTGGGGACCCGAGGTCCCGCGGGGGCTGTTCCCTCAACGCCAGGACCCAGGGCGCTGTCAGCATGA
- a CDS encoding MFS transporter: MKSTPPPSALARTDSPWAPLAARVFRALWIAQLVSNIGSWMATVGAQWLLVGHSAALVTLVQTASSLPVVLLALPSGVIADRLDRRSVLLGAQFAMLTVSGALAVLAFTDALSPTLLLALTFLLGCGTAVMGPAWQAIQPELVERRLLGQAAALGAVNMNLARAVGPALGGVLVAAAGVGWVFAFNAASYLGIAAVLLVWRHPAAAAAPPAASEGLLDALHAGRRYVWNAPGVRRVLLRTLLFIPGGAALWALLPLTASRSLGLGPGGYGLLLGAVGAGAVAGAFVLPRIGRVLGSNGILAAGAVVFAVVLAALATVPVPWLVALALLPAGLAWIAVLSTLNAAVQTRLPGWVRARGLAVYLLVFQGGQALMAPLWGAVAEWLGMGACLLVAGGAMLLSAFTVRRWPLRDPEGVDPAPSDHWPSPPLVFEPGESDGPVLISVVYRVPAERQRLFTERMRRVARSRRRTGALSWGLYQDGHDPERFIENYLVSSWAEHRAQHHVRLTAMDRRFEEEARALLTPGTAPEVTHAFDASIGPFIRP, from the coding sequence ATGAAGAGCACACCGCCGCCGTCGGCACTCGCCAGGACCGACTCGCCGTGGGCGCCGCTCGCGGCACGCGTCTTCCGGGCCCTGTGGATCGCCCAGTTGGTCTCCAACATCGGAAGCTGGATGGCTACGGTGGGCGCCCAGTGGCTACTGGTCGGGCACAGCGCCGCGCTGGTGACGCTCGTACAGACCGCCTCCAGCCTTCCGGTCGTGCTGCTCGCCCTGCCCTCCGGGGTGATCGCCGACCGTCTGGACCGCCGATCGGTGCTGCTGGGCGCGCAGTTCGCGATGCTCACGGTGTCCGGCGCGCTCGCCGTGCTGGCGTTCACGGACGCACTGTCGCCGACGCTGCTGCTCGCCCTCACCTTCCTGCTGGGGTGCGGTACGGCGGTCATGGGCCCGGCCTGGCAGGCGATACAGCCGGAGCTGGTAGAGCGCCGCCTGCTCGGGCAGGCAGCGGCCCTGGGCGCGGTGAACATGAACCTGGCCCGCGCCGTGGGTCCGGCGCTCGGCGGGGTGCTGGTCGCGGCGGCGGGCGTGGGGTGGGTGTTCGCCTTCAACGCGGCCTCCTACCTGGGCATCGCGGCCGTCCTCCTGGTGTGGCGGCATCCTGCCGCCGCGGCCGCCCCGCCCGCCGCGAGCGAAGGACTGCTGGACGCCTTGCACGCCGGTCGCCGCTACGTCTGGAACGCGCCCGGCGTCCGCCGGGTCCTGCTGCGCACGCTGCTCTTCATCCCCGGCGGCGCCGCCCTGTGGGCGCTGCTGCCGCTGACCGCGAGCCGCTCCCTCGGCCTGGGTCCGGGCGGTTACGGGCTGTTGCTGGGGGCTGTGGGGGCCGGCGCGGTGGCGGGTGCGTTCGTCCTCCCCCGTATCGGCCGCGTACTGGGGAGCAACGGCATCCTCGCGGCGGGGGCCGTGGTGTTCGCCGTGGTGCTGGCGGCACTGGCCACGGTCCCTGTGCCGTGGCTGGTCGCGCTCGCCCTGCTACCTGCGGGCCTCGCCTGGATCGCCGTCCTGTCCACGCTCAACGCGGCGGTGCAGACCCGGCTCCCCGGCTGGGTCAGGGCCCGCGGCCTCGCCGTCTATCTCCTGGTCTTCCAGGGCGGTCAGGCCCTGATGGCGCCCTTGTGGGGTGCCGTCGCCGAATGGCTAGGGATGGGCGCCTGTCTGCTGGTCGCCGGCGGCGCCATGCTGCTGAGCGCGTTCACCGTACGGCGGTGGCCGCTGCGCGACCCCGAAGGCGTCGACCCCGCACCATCGGACCACTGGCCGTCGCCGCCCCTGGTCTTCGAACCCGGTGAGTCCGACGGCCCGGTCCTGATATCCGTGGTCTACCGCGTCCCGGCGGAGAGACAGAGGCTGTTCACCGAGCGGATGCGCCGGGTGGCGAGGTCCAGGCGCCGTACGGGAGCCCTGTCCTGGGGCCTCTACCAGGACGGTCACGACCCGGAGCGGTTCATCGAGAACTACCTCGTCTCCTCCTGGGCGGAGCACCGGGCCCAGCACCACGTCCGGCTGACAGCCATGGACCGCCGGTTCGAGGAGGAGGCCCGCGCCCTGCTCACCCCGGGCACCGCGCCCGAGGTGACGCATGCCTTCGACGCCTCGATCGGGCCTTTCATACGGCCCTGA
- a CDS encoding TetR/AcrR family transcriptional regulator: MSESRQVKLADALLRIAATRGLDQVSVREVASAAGVSIGAVQYYFSTKDEMLAFAFRQVVERTRARISGLDAVAGRRQALGAALRQLLPLDTQRLAECRVYLAFAARATTSPTLAAIQNATLTGIHEELRQTLASLPDPPPGLPALHPARDARLLLALVDGLMFDSVTAPTALPPAAAAEALDTYLERILPSGH; encoded by the coding sequence ATGAGTGAATCGCGTCAGGTGAAGCTCGCCGATGCTCTGCTGCGTATCGCCGCCACTCGCGGACTCGACCAGGTCAGCGTGCGGGAGGTCGCCTCCGCCGCGGGAGTGTCCATCGGAGCGGTGCAGTACTACTTCTCGACCAAGGACGAGATGCTCGCCTTCGCCTTCCGGCAGGTGGTGGAGCGCACGCGCGCCCGGATCTCCGGCCTGGATGCCGTCGCGGGGCGCCGGCAGGCCCTGGGCGCCGCCCTGCGGCAGCTCCTTCCGCTGGATACGCAGCGCCTCGCGGAATGCCGCGTCTACCTTGCCTTCGCGGCCCGCGCCACGACCTCGCCCACGCTCGCCGCCATCCAGAACGCCACCTTGACCGGTATCCACGAAGAGCTGCGGCAGACACTCGCCTCCCTCCCCGACCCACCCCCCGGTCTACCCGCTCTCCATCCGGCCCGGGACGCCCGGCTGCTCCTCGCCCTGGTCGACGGCCTCATGTTCGACTCGGTGACCGCCCCCACCGCACTTCCCCCGGCCGCCGCGGCCGAAGCCCTGGACACCTATCTGGAGCGGATTCTGCCGAGCGGTCACTGA